A section of the Carya illinoinensis cultivar Pawnee chromosome 12, C.illinoinensisPawnee_v1, whole genome shotgun sequence genome encodes:
- the LOC122289417 gene encoding protein P21-like translates to MILISKNVLSTFCFLYALCFSLTHAARFVITNNCPYPIWAGAVPGGGMQLNPRGGIWNLDVSAGTKGARIWPRTGCSFDGAGRGKCQTGDCGGLLRCQAYGAPPNTLAEYALNQFNNMDFFDISLVDGFNVPMEFSPTSNGCTRGIKCTADINGQCPNELKAPGGCNNPCTVFKTNQYCCNSGSCGPTNYSKFFKTRCPDAYSYPKDDPTSTFTCKGGTNYKVTFCP, encoded by the coding sequence ATGATTCTGATCTCCAAAAACGTCCTTTCTACTTTCTGCTTCCTTTACGCTCTCTGTTTTTCCCTTACCCATGCAGCTAGATTTGTCATAACAAACAATTGTCCCTACCCGATTTGGGCTGGGGCTGTACCAGGTGGTGGCATGCAGCTTAACCCACGCGGTGGAATTTGGAACCTTGATGTTAGTGCAGGCACCAAAGGAGCTCGCATCTGGCCACGAACTGGGTGCAGTTTTGATGGAGCTGGGCGCGGCAAATGCCAAACTGGTGACTGCGGGGGGCTTCTCCGATGCCAAGCCTATGGTGCACCTCCAAACACCCTAGCAGAATACGCACTAAACCAGTTTAATAACATGGATTTCTTTGATATCTCCCTTGTTGACGGGTTTAATGTTCCCATGGAATTTAGTCCCACCTCTAATGGGTGCACCCGTGGGATAAAATGTACTGCTGATATCAACGGGCAATGTCCCAATGAGTTAAAGGCTCCCGGTGGATGTAACAATCCATGCACTGTATTCAAGACCAATCAATATTGTTGTAATTCTGGGAGTTGTGGGCCTACAAACTATTCCAAATTTTTCAAGACTCGTTGCCCTGATGCTTATAGTTATCCTAAGGATGACCCAACCAGCACATTTACATGCAAAGGTGGGACTAACTACAAGGTTACCTTCTGCCCTTGA
- the LOC122289071 gene encoding protein P21-like, with the protein MILSKNLSTFCFLYALCFPLANAATFVITNNCPYTVWAGAKPGGGMQLNPGGGTWTFDVNAGTTGARIWPRTGCNFDGAGRGSCQTGDCGGLLQCQAYGAPPNTLAEYALNQFNNLDFFDISLVDGFNVPMEFSPTSNGCTRGIRCTADINGQCPNELKAPGGCNNPCTVFKTDQYCCNSGNCGPTEFSKFFKDRCPDAYSYPKDDQTSTFTCNGGTNYKVVFCP; encoded by the coding sequence ATGATTCTCTCCAAAAACTTGTCCACTTTCTGCTTCCTTTACGCTCTCTGCTTTCCCCTTGCCAATGCAGCTACATTTGTTATAACAAACAATTGTCCCTACACGGTTTGGGCTGGGGCTAAACCTGGTGGTGGTATGCAGCTCAACCCAGGGGGTGGAACTTGGACCTTTGATGTTAACGCAGGCACCACAGGGGCTCGTATTTGGCCAAGGACTGGGTGCAATTTCGATGGGGCTGGGCGTGGCAGCTGCCAGACCGGTGACTGCGGTGGGCTTCTACAATGCCAAGCCTATGGTGCACCCCCAAACACCCTAGCAGAATACGCATTAAACCAGTTTAACAACTTGGATTTCTTTGATATCTCTCTTGTGGATGGGTTTAATGTTCCCATGGAATTTAGTCCCACCTCTAATGGGTGCACTCGTGGGATAAGATGTACTGCTGATATCAACGGGCAGTGCCCCAATGAGTTGAAGGCTCCCGGTGGATGTAACAATCCATGCACTGTATTCAAGACCGATCAATATTGTTGCAATTCTGGAAACTGTGGGCCTAcagaattttctaaatttttcaaGGATCGTTGTCCCGATGCTTACAGTTACCCTAAAGATGACCAAACTAGCACATTTACATGCAATGGTGGGACTAACTACAAGGTTGTGTTCTGCCCTTGA
- the LOC122288927 gene encoding protein P21-like, with protein MILISKNVLYTFCFLYALCFSLAHAARFVITNNCPYTVWAGAVPGGGMQLNPQGGTWNLDVGAGTKGARIWPRTGCNFDGAGRGRCQTGDCGGLLQCQAYGAPPNTLAEYALNQFNNLDFFDISLVDGFNVPMEFSPISNGCTRGIRCTADINGQCPNELRAPGGCNNPCTVFKTDQYCCNSGSCMPTSYSRFFKDRCPDAYSYPKDDQTSTFTCNGGTNYKVVFCP; from the coding sequence ATGATTCTGATCTCCAAAAACGTATTGTACACTTTCTGTTTCCTTTATGCTCTCTGCTTTTCCCTTGCCCATGCAGCTAGATTTGTCATAACAAATAATTGTCCCTACACGGTTTGGGCTGGGGCTGTACCTGGTGGTGGCATGCAGCTCAACCCACAGGGTGGAACTTGGAACCTTGATGTTGGTGCAGGCACCAAAGGGGCTCGCATCTGGCCACGAACTGGGTGCAATTTCGATGGGGCTGGGCGCGGCAGATGCCAAACCGGTGATTGCGGTGGGCTTCTCCAATGCCAAGCCTATGGTGCACCCCCAAACACCCTAGCAGAATATGCACTAAACCAGTTTAACAATTTGGATTTCTTTGATATCTCACTTGTTGACGGGTTTAATGTTCCCATGGAATTTAGCCCCATCTCTAATGGGTGCACCCGTGGGATAAGATGTACTGCTGATATCAATGGGCAGTGCCCCAATGAGTTGAGGGCTCCCGGTGGATGTAACAATCCATGCACTGTATTTAAGACCGATCAATATTGTTGCAATTCTGGGAGTTGCATGCCAACAAGCTATTCTAGATTTTTCAAGGATCGTTGCCCTGATGCTTACAGTTACCCTAAGGATGACCAAACTAGCACATTTACATGCAATGGTGGGACTAACTACAAGGTTGTGTTCTGCCCTTGA